GAACAAATACTGCTCGTATTAGCAGGTATTGGTATTCTCGCATACTGGTATTCTATACCGATTGCCATTGGGGTACTTGTGCTGCTTGTAGCACTGATATTATCATATCGTCAAATCATCTACGCATATCCTCGCGGAGGCGGTGCTTATATTGTTTCAAAAACAAATCTAGGGGAAAATGCCGGCTTGATTGCAGGAGGCTCCTTGCTCGTTGATTATATCCTGACTGTTGCTGTAAGTGTATCAGCAGGTACAGATGCAATTACATCAGCATTTCCTAGCTTACATGAACATAATGTGCTTATAGCCAGCTTGTTTGTTATATTAATTACTATTTTGAACTTAAGAGGAGTCACAGAATCAGCATCTATTCTGGCTTATCCAGTGTATCTGTTTGTTATCGCGTTAGTGGTTCTGATTCTTACAGGTTTATGGAAAATGGTCACAGGTGATGTTGGCAACGCGGTGCATACACCAATTGGTACAGCTGTTCCTGGATTGAGTATTTTTCTATTATTGAAGGCATTCTCATCTGGATGCTCAGCGTTAACAGGGGTCGAGGCTATTTCCAATGCTGTACCGAACTTTAAAGAGCCTTCAGCAAAAAATGCAGTCCGAACATTAACGCTGATGGGAGTTATACTGGGAGTGCTCTTTTCCGGTATTACCTTACTTGCCTATTGGTATGGGATTTCGCCAAAAGCAGAAGAAACGGTTGTATCACAAATCGCTTCAGAGGTGTTTGGCCGGAATGGATTTTATTATTTCATTCAAGTAACGACAGCGCTTATTTTAATATTAGCTGCTAATACTGGCTTTGCTGCGTTTCCGTTGCTTGCAGTCAACCTTGCTGTTGATAAGTATATGCCAAGAATTTTTACAATTCGTGGTGACAGATTGGGCTATTCGAATGGAATTGTTACATTAGGAGCGGCATCTATTCTATTAATTATTCTTTTTAAAGGGAATACAGAAATGCTTATTCCGCTGTATGCAGTAGGTGTATTTATTCCATTTACACTATCCCAAAGCGGAATGATTAAAAAATGGTGCACAGAAAAACCGAAAAACTGGAAGTGGAAAATGAGGATAAACTTGGCTGGGGCATTAATAACACTAACTGTGCTGCTTATTTTATTCACGACAAAGTTTTCTCAAGTATGGTCTGTGCTGATATTCCTACCGATAATCGTCTTTATCTTTCATAAGATTAAAGGGCATTATGAGGATGTTGCCAGCCAGCTCCGTATGGATGAACATCATAAAGCAGAAAAGCCAGAAGGTAATATTGTTATTTTGCCTGTTGCTGGGATAACGAAGGTTGTCGATAATTCTTTAGCATATGCAGAAACGATTGGACAGACGATTATCGCTGTATATGTTGCCTTTGACAGAGAAAGCGAAAAACGGATGGAGGAGAAATGGAAAGCATATAGACCGGATATCCGCCTTGTGACAATCCATTCCCAATATCGCAGTTTAGTGAGACCATTAAGGAGATTCATAGATGTAATTGAAGAAAAAGGAGCAGAAAATAACCATAGTGTCACGGTTATTATTCCACAGTTCATAACGAAAAAAAGCTGGCACAATATCCTGCATAATCAATCCAGCTTGCTTCTTAAAGCCCATCTTCTTTACAGACGAAATGTTATCGTAACTACTGTGCCTTTCCGGTTTAAAAAGTAACAGAGAGAAGGGGGCTCATAAACATGAGCCCCCCTTTTTATTAGCCGTAAAGAATACCGCCGTCGATTAATACTGATTGTCCTGTCATATAGTCTGAATCTTTAGAAGCGAGAAAGGATACAAAATTGGCTACATCTTCTGGTTCCTGTGTGCGGCCTAATGCTATAGATTTAGAGAATTGTTCAAAGGCTTGCCCTTTTTCGAGATTCATATACTCAACCATGCCCTCGTCAATTCTGTCCCACATGCTGGTGCCGACAATGCCTGGGCAATATGCGTTAACTGTTATTTTGGCAGAAGCGAGTTCCTCAGCAGCAGCTTGTGTCCACGCTTTGACTGCAAATTTAGTGGCAGAATAAGCACCTA
This DNA window, taken from Niallia sp. Man26, encodes the following:
- a CDS encoding APC family permease — protein: MSGSILKRILIGKPLKTSALGEQKLNKLKALAILSSDALSSVAYGTEQILLVLAGIGILAYWYSIPIAIGVLVLLVALILSYRQIIYAYPRGGGAYIVSKTNLGENAGLIAGGSLLVDYILTVAVSVSAGTDAITSAFPSLHEHNVLIASLFVILITILNLRGVTESASILAYPVYLFVIALVVLILTGLWKMVTGDVGNAVHTPIGTAVPGLSIFLLLKAFSSGCSALTGVEAISNAVPNFKEPSAKNAVRTLTLMGVILGVLFSGITLLAYWYGISPKAEETVVSQIASEVFGRNGFYYFIQVTTALILILAANTGFAAFPLLAVNLAVDKYMPRIFTIRGDRLGYSNGIVTLGAASILLIILFKGNTEMLIPLYAVGVFIPFTLSQSGMIKKWCTEKPKNWKWKMRINLAGALITLTVLLILFTTKFSQVWSVLIFLPIIVFIFHKIKGHYEDVASQLRMDEHHKAEKPEGNIVILPVAGITKVVDNSLAYAETIGQTIIAVYVAFDRESEKRMEEKWKAYRPDIRLVTIHSQYRSLVRPLRRFIDVIEEKGAENNHSVTVIIPQFITKKSWHNILHNQSSLLLKAHLLYRRNVIVTTVPFRFKK